In Rutidosis leptorrhynchoides isolate AG116_Rl617_1_P2 chromosome 2, CSIRO_AGI_Rlap_v1, whole genome shotgun sequence, one genomic interval encodes:
- the LOC139888719 gene encoding uncharacterized protein codes for MEKSIDEKLTIVPIEEEDPNWMTPLVKFLTESELLADVKEARMIHVKAPTYVLIEGILYRKSYLGPSVLCIGQNRAKEVLREVHEGYCALYSRYRTISAKVMRIGYFWPTIHNHAAEVVRECQSCRQHAPISRAPRHPMIPKMTAWPFCKWAIDIVGPITACSGGIKFLVVAIDYFTKWVERYREGNKSALGLYGNEWVDELLKVLWEHRTTHKNSTGETSFCLIYGTEAVIPTELLVPMKRIRSFNESSNDEGLRANLNMLEEPREIAAIREAVNK; via the exons ATGGAGAAATCTATTGATGAGAAACTAACCATTGTGCCCATCGAAGAGGAAGACCCAAATTGGATGACACCGTTGGTAAAATTCTTAACTGAGAGTGAGCTTCTGGCAGACGTAAAAGAAGCACGAATGATTCACGTGAAAGCCCCCACGTACGTGTTAATTGAAGGCATATTGTACAGGAAGTCTTACCTGGGGCCAAGCGTGTTGTGCATTGGTCAGAATCGGGCGAAGGAGGTGCTCCGAGAGGTTCATGAGGGGTATTGTGCCTTGTATTCAAGATATAGAACTATTTCTGCAAAAGTGATGCGCATAGGGTATTTCTGGCCCACCATCCATAACCATGCAGCAGAAGTTGTAAGGGAATGCCAATCGTGTCGACAACACGCACCAATAAGTCGAGCACCGCGACACCCTATGATACCGAAAATGACTGCATGGCCATTTTGTAAGTGGGCCATCGACATTGTCGGTCCAATTACTGCGTGCTCAG GAGGAATAAAAttcttggtggtagcaatcgaTTACTTCACTAAATGGGTGGAG AGATATCGTGAGGGGAATAAAAGCGCTTTGGGCTTGTATGGAAATGAGTGGGTTGATGAGCtcctaaaagttttgtgggagcatcgcACTACTCACAAGAATAGCACGGGTGAAACGTCATTCTGCTTGATCTACGGAACGGAGGCTGTAATCCCCACTGAATTGTTGGTTCCAATGAAGCGCATTCGAAGCTTTAATGAGTCAAGTAATGATGAAGGTTTGCGGGCTAACCTAAATATGCTAGAGGAGCCCAGAGAGATAGCAGCCATACGTGAAGCCGTCAACAAATAG